The Cyprinus carpio isolate SPL01 chromosome A5, ASM1834038v1, whole genome shotgun sequence genome has a segment encoding these proteins:
- the LOC109066185 gene encoding chemokine-like receptor 1, with protein MSEEVDYDTIIEELKSIPTKNVSENTTKQYQQEIRMTYLITYSIVLILGVTLNFIVIVISCLKKKDSPKVATWIMALALTHLVSSISIVFQLLYAYYNFKWNYGSASCKLSSYISYGSMFSTAVMLSLWSISSTFSKVECMKKCKNCNMILISFSWTISAILACPSLLSREVRNDQCIDDYDLDKTKTTQDGITRLKAVVVMRFLIGLLVPALIIFLSSLTSAHRNCQDCKKQARIICAIKIAYFVFCGPQIFMTMLQATLNDSLGPNMLKYGLPAVTALAIAHCFTNPLIYLSLGCSIKMNWMAHDPDHVMEDYQGIMLQMRQKVCLCGGFHK; from the coding sequence ATGTCTGAAGAAGTTGACTATGATACAATCATTGAAGAACTTAAAAGCATACCAACAAAAAATGTATCAGAAAATACAACCAAGCAGTACCAACAAGAGATCAGGATGACCTACTTAATTACATATTCTATTGTCCTCATCCTTGGCGTCACCCTCAACTTCATCGTCATTGTCATCAGCTGCCTGAAAAAAAAGGATTCTCCAAAGGTTGCCACTTGGATTATGGCGTTGGCTTTAACACACTTAGTCTCCAGTATATCTATTGTTTTTCAGCTCCTATATGCTTACTATAACTTCAAATGGAATTACGGAAGTGCAAGCTGCAAGCTGTCATCCTATATCAGCTACGGCAGTATGTTCTCCACGGCAGTCATGCTGAGTCTCTGGAGCATTAGTTCTACTTTTTCAAAAGTCGAGTGCATGAAAAAGTGCAAGAATTGTAACATGATTCTCATTTCATTTTCCTGGACCATTTCAGCAATCTTGGCATGTCCTTCGCTGTTGTCCAGAGAGGTCCGAAATGATCAGTGCATTGATGATTATGacttggataaaacaaaaacaactcaagATGGCATTACAAGGCTGAAGGCTGTTGTTGTCATGCGATTTCTCATCGGACTTCTCGTGCCAGCTTTGATAATATTTCTAAGCTCTTTGACATCAGCTCATAGAAACTGTCAAGACTGTAAGAAACAGGCACGGATAATCTGTGCTATAAAGATTGCCTACTTTGTGTTCTGTGGCCCTCAAATCTTCATGACCATGCTTCAAGCCACTCTAAATGACAGCTTGGGTCCAAATATGTTGAAATATGGACTTCCAGCAGTTACTGCACTGGCCATAGCCCACTGTTTTACCAACCCACTCATCTATCTGTCATTGGGATGCAGCATTAAAATGAATTGGATGGCGCATGACCCAGATCATGTAATGGAGGATTATCAGGGGATCATGTTGCAAATGAGACAGAAGGTCTGTCTGTGTGGAGGTTTTCATAAGTGA